A part of Limihaloglobus sulfuriphilus genomic DNA contains:
- a CDS encoding sacsin N-terminal ATP-binding-like domain-containing protein: MDKKEFINKIRDDYSPNKNTQRTLEGYSSSIKTLAEDLYSKDTHFIFELIQNAEDNNYADDVSPTLRFKIAEINLQRKKEISLIIENNETGFEESHVDAICKIGKSTKDKSQGYIGEKGIGFKSVFKITNSPSIFSNGFQFSLPENDEETKLGYIVPKWIDIIPNEINRDWTTIILPLNKENDAVNNLLKYLEEIEPETILFLKRIKKIEIVVDTPKDNYKIVIEKKDESYPLVKLIHCKNAEGFRTAVYWINSEEFDKPEYAYSDKRPKTQKRVVSVALPLNKKSSQQKLFAYLPVWEETGIPFLINADFLLVSSREGIHEEESWNEWLRDCISIVYREGVLSCLQSDLVSIDQNMPYMPLYPQRLTILF; the protein is encoded by the coding sequence ATGGATAAAAAAGAGTTTATTAATAAGATAAGGGATGATTACAGTCCCAATAAAAACACACAGCGTACATTGGAAGGCTATTCGAGCAGTATTAAAACGCTTGCAGAGGACTTATACTCAAAGGACACTCATTTTATATTCGAACTTATCCAGAATGCAGAGGATAATAATTATGCTGATGATGTTAGTCCAACGCTTCGCTTTAAAATAGCTGAGATCAATTTGCAACGCAAAAAGGAAATTTCGCTGATCATTGAAAACAATGAAACTGGTTTTGAAGAAAGCCATGTTGATGCTATTTGTAAAATTGGAAAATCAACAAAAGACAAATCTCAAGGATATATTGGAGAAAAAGGAATAGGCTTTAAGTCTGTTTTCAAGATAACAAATTCACCATCTATATTTTCGAATGGTTTCCAATTTTCTCTTCCAGAAAACGATGAAGAAACTAAATTGGGCTACATAGTTCCCAAATGGATCGACATTATTCCAAATGAGATTAACCGGGACTGGACTACCATAATATTACCATTAAACAAAGAAAATGATGCAGTGAATAATCTCCTTAAGTATTTAGAAGAAATAGAACCGGAAACAATTCTATTTCTAAAAAGAATAAAAAAAATAGAAATAGTAGTTGATACGCCAAAAGACAATTACAAGATTGTCATTGAGAAAAAAGATGAATCTTACCCTCTTGTTAAATTGATTCATTGTAAAAACGCTGAAGGATTCAGGACAGCAGTGTACTGGATAAATTCAGAAGAATTTGACAAACCTGAATACGCTTATTCGGACAAAAGACCTAAAACACAAAAACGCGTAGTTTCTGTAGCCTTGCCCTTAAATAAAAAGTCTTCGCAGCAAAAGTTGTTTGCTTATTTACCTGTATGGGAAGAAACAGGTATCCCATTTTTAATAAACGCGGATTTTCTACTTGTTAGTTCTCGTGAAGGTATTCACGAAGAAGAATCGTGGAATGAGTGGCTCCGGGATTGCATCTCAATAGTCTATAGAGAAGGTGTTTTATCTTGCTTGCAAAGTGATTTGGTGTCAATAGATCAAAATATGCCATATATGCCACTATACCCACAAAGACTAACTATTCTTTTTTAA
- a CDS encoding SNF2-related protein yields the protein MNDVTPKMVALQQLISEGLCKWLESRLLKMSGKWWKEYVIPNLSYQQNEMVKRSNIKSLARLDLAALLRIFEKNWYNLSDKEPSLTPENKCYLHEMKIVRNRWAHVSSEGINAKDVNRDLDTIQRFAESWDENKLVQEAAGQLKKNLLKEVPSTPSEKSNLTTETMKKTATGLEIGNIICLKSDKNKKGAVTGIKLTDTEAIITVFIDGDNKIFYESQIEPAETSKQSKSTIDQLHRKLTALQLKNPSVDKLYSLNAARIDIVPYQFMPVMKIIKSEQPRILIADGVGVGKTIEAGLIMRELQARKEVESVLVICPKPLVTEKKWFSEMKRFDEDFTELDGKSLKYCLDETYKECWPQQHNKTILTYSLFSEITVEGDRKRHLKGIEDLADDIKFDMVIVDEAHHIRNSNTYGYRAVECFCRNAESVVFLTATPVQMGNSDLYTLLNLLRPDLIVDLDSFKYLVEPNPHINKALSFARIGGHDWQIKALNALQKAECTRYGQTAYKNTEFQNLTKKLNKDTLDSKARVSAISAIEGFHSFASIINRTRRRDIADFCVRNVETVEVDFTNEQRIFYDAILQFEIERLGRSHGGINIKWMTSTIRRQLSSCVYGLTPFIKEITDKKLSAIANCSISDDEIDLTGEDIEYLRSLSAEIEECLHKLPEQDPKYDALKKIVDQKISMPNNKLMIFSSFRHTLNYLAGKLKGAGIRIGLIHGDIPDEVRVTLRNRFEKDKTDEDAIDVLLFSEVGCEGLDYQFCDAMVNYDLPWNPMRIEQRIGRIDRRGQKSEAVAIYNLIVKGTIDADIYSRCLLRIGVFKESIGDCEEILGEITEKLRDIATNLELTDQQRQEKLKQLADNEVLQIEKQRELEDHQHQFFGLQVPTNNAQQKLESGESYWLSPQAIRLLVETYLLSRCGEGEYILGRQPLKTLRLSKEARQRLLADFKSLSLDKSRLNRQWQRWLEGADQVCRLTFDGECASDNREAQFIMPLHPLVKQAVMIVDTKKMSCLTVRVSTDITQPGEYRFMIFTWAKQGFVQDMELIAVCEDPDLEENLFALLQETVDYEYSGTVSKDDYSDVEKRHYTLWKNANKEHKQKTIEVCNIKLDSLRTSHNAKSAVLQSQLDSADNEKIRRMKQSQLENTEAAYQRRKSKIEEAKEKADIHTEPVAYGIIKIGH from the coding sequence ATGAACGATGTAACGCCGAAAATGGTAGCACTTCAACAGCTTATAAGCGAGGGGCTTTGCAAGTGGCTGGAGAGCAGATTGTTAAAAATGTCGGGAAAATGGTGGAAAGAGTATGTAATTCCAAACTTATCTTATCAGCAGAATGAAATGGTTAAACGCAGTAATATCAAATCTTTAGCAAGGCTTGACCTAGCTGCCTTACTGCGAATATTTGAAAAAAACTGGTATAACTTAAGTGATAAAGAGCCGAGCCTAACTCCTGAAAACAAATGTTACCTGCACGAAATGAAAATTGTGAGGAACCGATGGGCACATGTTTCCAGTGAGGGTATAAACGCAAAAGATGTTAACCGTGATCTTGACACAATTCAGCGATTTGCAGAAAGCTGGGACGAAAACAAATTGGTGCAGGAAGCTGCCGGACAATTGAAAAAAAATCTTTTAAAAGAGGTACCGTCAACTCCCAGTGAAAAGTCTAATTTAACAACAGAAACCATGAAAAAAACCGCTACAGGCTTAGAAATCGGCAATATCATATGCCTTAAGAGTGATAAGAACAAAAAAGGAGCTGTTACTGGAATAAAACTAACAGACACTGAAGCTATAATAACCGTATTCATAGATGGTGATAATAAAATTTTCTATGAATCACAGATCGAGCCGGCAGAAACCAGCAAACAATCTAAATCCACAATAGACCAACTGCACCGCAAATTAACCGCATTACAATTGAAAAACCCGTCTGTAGATAAACTATACTCTCTTAACGCCGCCAGAATTGATATTGTCCCTTATCAATTTATGCCGGTAATGAAGATTATCAAATCGGAACAGCCGCGAATTTTGATAGCTGACGGTGTTGGAGTAGGTAAAACTATAGAGGCCGGATTGATAATGCGCGAGCTTCAAGCCCGCAAGGAAGTAGAATCCGTCTTGGTTATCTGTCCCAAACCGCTTGTTACTGAGAAAAAGTGGTTCAGCGAAATGAAGCGGTTTGATGAGGATTTTACTGAACTTGACGGTAAGAGCTTAAAGTACTGTTTAGACGAGACATACAAAGAGTGCTGGCCTCAACAGCATAATAAAACAATTCTAACATATTCATTATTCAGCGAAATAACAGTTGAAGGAGACAGGAAACGCCATTTAAAAGGTATAGAAGATTTAGCCGATGACATAAAATTTGATATGGTGATAGTAGATGAGGCACATCACATAAGAAACAGTAATACATATGGTTATAGAGCTGTAGAGTGTTTTTGCCGCAACGCCGAATCTGTGGTTTTTCTTACCGCTACGCCTGTACAAATGGGAAACAGTGACCTTTACACTCTGCTGAATCTTCTACGCCCTGATCTTATAGTCGATCTGGACAGCTTTAAGTATCTGGTAGAGCCAAATCCGCATATCAATAAAGCCTTATCTTTTGCAAGGATCGGCGGCCATGACTGGCAGATAAAAGCTTTAAATGCCCTGCAGAAAGCGGAATGTACCCGATATGGTCAAACCGCCTATAAGAACACAGAATTCCAAAATTTGACCAAAAAGCTCAATAAGGATACTCTGGATTCTAAAGCGAGAGTCTCTGCCATATCTGCAATAGAAGGTTTTCACAGTTTCGCTTCAATAATAAATCGTACACGCCGCAGAGACATTGCTGATTTTTGTGTACGTAATGTCGAGACAGTTGAGGTTGATTTCACCAATGAACAGCGAATCTTCTATGATGCAATACTTCAATTTGAAATTGAACGCTTAGGCCGCAGTCACGGCGGAATAAACATTAAGTGGATGACCTCTACTATTCGCCGACAGCTATCAAGCTGTGTATATGGTCTGACACCATTCATCAAAGAAATTACCGACAAAAAGCTATCAGCGATAGCCAACTGCAGCATATCTGATGATGAAATTGATTTGACAGGTGAGGATATTGAATATCTACGAAGTTTATCCGCCGAGATAGAAGAATGTCTGCACAAACTTCCAGAACAGGATCCAAAATATGATGCTTTGAAAAAAATAGTTGATCAGAAAATTTCTATGCCGAACAACAAATTGATGATTTTCAGCTCTTTCAGGCATACTCTGAACTATCTCGCCGGCAAACTAAAAGGCGCAGGCATAAGGATTGGTTTGATACATGGCGACATACCTGATGAGGTACGGGTGACACTTCGGAACAGATTCGAGAAAGATAAAACTGATGAGGATGCCATAGATGTTCTGCTGTTCTCAGAAGTCGGATGTGAGGGGTTGGATTATCAATTCTGCGATGCAATGGTTAATTATGACCTGCCGTGGAATCCAATGCGAATTGAGCAGAGAATAGGCCGTATTGACAGACGGGGTCAGAAGAGCGAGGCTGTGGCAATATACAACCTGATTGTGAAGGGTACTATTGACGCTGATATCTATTCCCGCTGTCTGTTGCGAATAGGAGTTTTCAAAGAAAGCATAGGCGATTGTGAAGAAATACTGGGCGAAATAACCGAAAAACTTCGCGACATTGCTACCAACCTGGAACTTACAGACCAGCAGAGACAGGAAAAGCTAAAACAGCTTGCTGACAATGAGGTACTCCAGATTGAAAAACAAAGAGAGCTTGAGGATCACCAGCACCAGTTTTTCGGGCTTCAGGTGCCAACAAATAATGCTCAGCAAAAACTGGAGTCCGGCGAGAGTTACTGGCTCAGCCCGCAGGCAATAAGGCTTCTGGTGGAGACATATCTTCTCAGCAGGTGCGGCGAAGGGGAATATATACTCGGCCGGCAGCCATTGAAGACCCTTCGCCTGTCTAAGGAAGCCCGGCAGAGACTTCTGGCGGATTTCAAGTCGCTATCTTTAGATAAGTCAAGGTTAAACAGGCAGTGGCAGCGATGGCTCGAAGGTGCGGACCAGGTTTGCAGGTTAACCTTTGACGGTGAATGCGCTTCTGACAACAGAGAAGCTCAATTTATAATGCCGCTTCATCCGCTGGTAAAACAGGCTGTCATGATTGTTGATACAAAGAAAATGTCATGCTTAACGGTCAGGGTATCAACAGATATTACCCAACCGGGTGAGTACAGATTCATGATATTTACCTGGGCAAAACAGGGCTTTGTTCAAGATATGGAGCTTATAGCTGTTTGCGAAGATCCTGATTTAGAAGAGAATTTATTCGCTTTGCTGCAGGAGACTGTGGATTATGAATACAGCGGCACGGTCTCGAAGGACGATTATTCAGATGTAGAAAAGAGACACTACACACTATGGAAGAATGCAAACAAAGAGCATAAACAAAAAACTATAGAAGTTTGCAATATTAAACTAGACAGCCTTAGAACAAGTCATAACGCAAAATCAGCTGTTCTGCAAAGCCAACTGGATTCTGCTGATAACGAAAAGATAAGACGAATGAAACAAAGCCAGCTTGAAAATACAGAGGCTGCTTACCAGCGGCGGAAATCAAAAATCGAAGAGGCTAAGGAAAAAGCCGATATACATACAGAACCTGTTGCTTATGGAATAATTAAGATAGGGCATTAG
- the larE gene encoding ATP-dependent sacrificial sulfur transferase LarE — translation MADKLSNLKNTLKGYQKLAIAFSGGLDSTFLAAAAAETLGRENVLLFMAQGPIIPENQIRDAEKTAANLGLKIIRADADVMSIGEFTCNSTMRCYYCKKHLFARIQQQARQMGFEHVACGTNTDDYSDYRPGNKAVEELGVLCPLDDAGMSKDDIRNYARRMKLPQADMPTTTCLATRLPYDTEITPEILKQIEKSEQVLYELGFSGFRIRFCGDTARIELPQSQMSRILEKNIRDRICSELRKSGFNYISLDLDGYQSGSMNRGLGK, via the coding sequence ATGGCAGATAAACTCTCAAATCTAAAAAACACCCTTAAAGGTTACCAGAAACTTGCAATCGCCTTCTCCGGCGGGCTGGACAGTACATTCCTCGCCGCCGCAGCCGCGGAAACGCTTGGCAGGGAAAATGTGCTGCTTTTTATGGCGCAGGGGCCTATAATCCCTGAAAATCAGATCAGAGATGCAGAAAAAACCGCCGCGAATCTGGGTTTAAAAATTATCAGGGCTGATGCCGATGTCATGAGTATCGGGGAGTTTACATGTAATTCCACAATGAGGTGTTATTACTGCAAAAAACATCTGTTTGCACGAATTCAGCAGCAAGCCCGCCAAATGGGCTTTGAACACGTTGCCTGCGGGACAAACACTGACGATTACAGCGATTACCGCCCCGGTAACAAAGCAGTAGAGGAGCTTGGCGTTCTTTGCCCGCTCGATGATGCGGGTATGTCAAAGGATGACATACGAAATTATGCACGGCGGATGAAACTGCCACAGGCTGATATGCCCACCACTACATGCCTGGCGACCAGACTGCCCTATGATACAGAAATCACACCTGAGATTCTTAAACAGATTGAAAAGTCTGAGCAGGTGCTTTATGAGCTTGGCTTCAGCGGCTTCCGTATCAGATTCTGCGGCGACACAGCGAGAATTGAGCTGCCCCAGAGCCAGATGAGCCGCATACTGGAAAAAAATATCAGAGACCGTATATGCTCTGAGCTGAGAAAATCGGGATTCAATTACATCTCGCTGGACCTTGACGGATACCAAAGCGGCTCAATGAATCGGGGACTGGGTAAATAA